From Bradyrhizobium sp. AZCC 1610:
GGAGGCTGCCATCTGGCAGCCTCCCTCCATATCTTGATGCTATTCCTCACCCCGCCGCCTGCCCCCGTCATGGGGACTCATCCCAACGTGGAGATGAAACGACAAGGCTCACGCCCATCCCGAACTCACGTGTGGGCTTCCGATCGGTCTTGAACAACAGTTGTGCGGCCTCGGCGTTCGTGGCGCAGCGCTCGAGCCAGCGAGCCACGAGAAAATCAACCCGCGCGGAAAATCGCAGTCGAGCCGCTGCCAGAACAAGCCTCGCGTCCAAGCTCTGATCGGATGGTATCTTGACGTCGTTGCGGGCGTTCATCTTGCCCTCCTGCCGTTTCGGCGGAGGGAGCAGCCCTGCGCCGAGAGTTACACTCTTGCTTTGCGGATCAGCCCCGCTTGGAGCTGAAAATTCGGACCCCGTGCCATCACGGACATGCACGACCAAGCGGCCAGCTGAATAAGCGGCCGGACGCGGGCGGCAGTCTCTGCGATGTGTGTGCGTGCGGTGCGCATTACGGTCCTCAAGAGTGCAGGCAATTTCACCCGCGACGAATGTCATGATCTAAACGCAGAGAAAATTCAGCCCGTCAAATGTTTTATGTTCACGAGGTGCGGAATTTGTTGCGTGCCAGCAATTTTTGAACGCCGGCGCGGCCGGCTGGGTTCAAAAATTTCAACCTATGGTCAATGGGCGGAAGTGGCGGTTTACTTCGCCATGCCCGGTCTACCCCCGCAAGCAGACACCAGTCGGAAGGGTCGGCATGTCCGCTGGGCGCCCATCCTCTGACTTCGAGCAGCAGCCGCGAGGTCCGCGGCGATTGGGACAAGCGTTGAAGATCGCCGTGATCACAACCCATTGTCGCGCTGCAAGAACTCCGGCATCTGATGACGCAGCTCGCGCGGGAGCGGCCGCTCGGACGGGTCGCGGCCAACCTTGGACTTCAACTCCATCAGATCAGTGAAGACGTCGGCCTGGCGCCGCAATTCGTCGGCAATCATTGGAGGTTGACACGAAATCGTCGAAACGACGGTCACCCGGACCCCGCGACGCTGCAATGCCTCGACCAGGGAGCGGAAATCGCCATCGCCGGAGAACAGCACGATCTGGTCGACGTGTTCTGCGAGCTCCAGGGCATCGACCGCGAGCTCGATATCCATGTTGCCCCTCACCTTGCGACGGCCGCTGGCGTCGAT
This genomic window contains:
- a CDS encoding LabA-like NYN domain-containing protein, with product MSSSLGKIALLIDGANLYATSKTLGFDIDYKRLLKEFQSRGTLLRAIYYTAIIEDQEYSSIRPLVDWLDYNGYTVVTKATKEFIDASGRRKVRGNMDIELAVDALELAEHVDQIVLFSGDGDFRSLVEALQRRGVRVTVVSTISCQPPMIADELRRQADVFTDLMELKSKVGRDPSERPLPRELRHQMPEFLQRDNGL